In Nilaparvata lugens isolate BPH chromosome 13, ASM1435652v1, whole genome shotgun sequence, the sequence AGTACAAATTTGAGTGGCAGCGAAAGTTCAATGCCCCTCGTGAGGAGtgagtattttcaaatttgaaatctattcCCCCAAAGAAATACAGaagaaaataacaaattttaaattaaggcTATTCCCCCAACAAACGACAGTACAAaagaaaatacaaattcaaaatttatcacCCTTAAAAACAACTATACAgatgaaaatacaaatttgaaatttattacctctaaaaacaataatacaaaagaaaaatCAGAAAACCGTATTTGAACGAGTATGGTAGATAGATAAACTAGTGAGAAGCTAGATATTAAATTAATGATACATCCACTCTTTCTTGGACTTTTtcacttttaaatgaatcttcccaaataaatttcacaattattagtAAGATTACTGAGGTAGATTTTTACCGAGTTTACAAGAGATTGCTAATGATGTAACAACCAAAGCcgttatctttatttttatagatCTGTGGTTAGACAACATctagggctggtttccgagctcgggattcagctaagttctagacttcaagcagctggagtcagaaaattggctttcagaAACTGCGCGTAGTTGCAGTTTTTAagaaaatctttattttctcatttctataattggaaacgtttttctttgATGAAAtcaaacattcctaaataattcaaaatagcttaaacttttcactattttctctttattttattttgtgttcaattttctagtttttcgaaattcaatttaaacagaCTACGACAACGTTCCggttcggaaagccaattttctgactccagctgtttaaagtctaggacttagctaaatcccgagctcggaaaccggcccctagTCTTTTTATGCAatgttttttaattaattgtagtTTGAACCTTCGCTGGGCTGGCCTCCACTCGGAAAAAATTGAAGCGAtggccaatgaaggccagcagtggcaaaccacccatccacacattGGCCGACGTTGGCCTTTGTTGGACCAATATATAGATGCGGCTtaacactacctccgtaaacaaagccatagtgcatactggtgacgtcagcacaggtagggctcctacaccaataaaaacactagctgatatagatcacctgaaatcaacaaatttttattctcatctattacattatccatgacgaactgcatGCAATAATCcggttttgaactatttttaacgacactacagtctaatttctTTGATTTACACCAAATtcttattggtgtaggagccctacctgtgctgacgtcaccagaatgcactatggctttgtttacggaggtagtgggcaTAAATCCTTTGCTTTCTATCCTTTCTATTACATTCTAATTTAATCTAATCATTGTATTTTCCAGCTACTGCAAAGGAGACTCGGAGATACGAGACCAGCCGTTCGGTATCCAAGTTTGCAACGTAAAGATTGAGAATAGAGAGAACTATTTGATACTAATTTGATCTAATCTGTATTTTATCCTCTATATTTCATTCTAATTTAATCTAATCATTGTATTTTCCAGCTACTGCAAAGGAGACTCGGAGATACGAGACCAGCCGTTCGGTATCCAGGTTCGCAACGTGCGCTGTATCAAGTGCCACAAATGGGGTCACATCAACACAGACAAGGAGTGCCCCATGTACAACCAGGCCAACAGTCAGGCCACGCTCAATGACGCCGACCCATTAGTGCTGATTCAGCAGATGAGGGAGGATGGCCTCACTATCAAGCGGGGCGTGCTCGAGGCTCAGCAGCATTTGAATGTGCAGCGGAGGGGTGTCGAGAGGGTGAGTTGAAAACTGGATGTACTGAACACTTGATCTGAATGTGTAGAGGAGGGGTGGGTTGAAATGATAACTAGACCAtacagaaacaatagcgtaagtagatatcccacgCCCTATCGTTTATGTCgctacttttactgttatcttaagccgattactgttgattattgtcaaattttactgttttgttggggtgacagtgtatgaacggcacaatatgagagactaccagtgtcacacagcttcacgggaaagaattacatgaactatcggcttgagataacagtaagagttgcgacataaacgccctataccatgggatatctacttatgctattgtttctctatgactatACGTAATGAATACTTGACAAAAATAGCTTGGTTTTGTAGTTTCTTTGGTTGGATACTTGAAAAATTAGTCGACTATCAAGCGGGGAATGTTGGAAGCATAGAAGTTGACGGGGTGAATTGAAAACTAGAcgtactgaaaacttgatacGAATGTGCAGAGGAGAGGTTTTGAGAGGGTGAGTTGAAAACTAGACGTAATGAATACTTGTGAAAAATAGCTTGATTTTGTAGTGTTTTTGCTGAATACTAGAGAAATTGATTGACTATCAAGCGGGGAATGTTGGAAGCTTAGAAGTTGACAGGATGAATTGAAAACTAGACGTACTGAAAACCTGACTCGAATGTGCAGAGGAGAGGTTTTGAGAGGGTGAGTTGGAAACTAGACGTATTGAACACTTGACTTGAATGTGTAAGGACGGGTGGGTTGAAAACTAAACGTGTTGAATGTGAAGAGGAGGGATGAATGAAAACTaatgtgcgagataaattacttttaacatgaagaggagaaacccaattctccctccacagtttgtagcatagtcaCAGatggacatcctgcgcacaattggatgtgTGTCATTTAGCTTCaggttcttgtgatgaacacatctccgtaagatacacaaacatatcactttggaacattgccagtggAGGGGAGCgaagcgttacaaagctctctcacaaaGACACaagagaaggagaatgctgctaggtagtggttgattgattgattgattgattgagtactttatttatgtagattacaatatatactggcttacacacttatatacaatagcttacaatacagcaaaattatagatgaatttacataatatagactaagaaaataactattgaactgtatatgatatgaaaaagcaatttgtaatataataactatagataataatcatattgttatgcatctacataaattggcggagctatggacatatcaatgtccattctttgggaagaatattaaaaatatcctccccactaactctctaccaactagtgggagagattagtggaggatagagcatcggacctctccgtctttgagaaagagccgtgttaaaataaatttatctcgcactttagacGTGCTGAACACTTAAATGTGTAGAGGAGGGGAGAGTTGAAAACTAGATGTATTGAACACTTGACTTGAATGTGTAGAGGAAGGGTGAGTTGATAAATAGACGTACTGAACAtttgacgaactgaaaactttatAAACAAAGCttgattttgtaatatttttgtggaATACTACAAAAAATGGTTTattatagtgaggcccacgttataatggcagtgtttgattagcaatggtattgctatccttgtctatcattcaacaaagcgggtagcgctatctctttcttgctttgttctattgccagatcgtcttatacaatgtagaattgataattaattaacaaaatattttatcttaattatgaaaattcatttttaaattattgagaaatataatttcttgcttaataaaatataattgagtattttaaactagaatgatcagttaatattacatcaataaacctgtatcagctatcgtctatagaaggaattgacaagacagagtatcggctatgttgttctcctatctgtctccactgctattataacgtgtacctcactatagtcatagttaaaagatagcataagaagatatccttcATAGTTTcctttatgttccaaatttcaagccgattttttgttaactcaagccgaatACTGTCCATTATTACTGTGTTTTTGGGGTGAAAGTATAATAATGGCACATTatgactaccagcgtcacataagcttcacataaaataaataccagctctatcggcttgagttgacattgaaattcagaacataaacGTCCCATACCATGGCATATCCACTTATGCAGGCCTAGCGTCCCAACAACCCAAGGTGCTAGAGTGGTAGAACCCCACCGAAAATCCGGGTTCCTTTATATCCATGATCCTCTGTATTCTACATCCTTACCCCTCACCAAGCCTTAATATCCTCCCACTTGTACCTGCCATATTTTCCACTTCCCTGTAGATTCTGCagatttaattcattcatatctcccatcattttcattttcagcatGCATTTTCACAAACATGTTATTATGtactattattgtaattaattttctaCCATAAAAGTGTTatcattttgtttattattaccAGTGTTCGCCATAGGTCTTTTCAGACCTGGCAATGTAAGAAGTATCAAATGAATATCaaatatgctattgtttctctatgatattacagaAATTGGTTGACTATCAAAAGGATAGTCAGCAACATTTGATTGAGCTAGACGTATTGAAAACGTTATAAGCACAGTTTGATTGTGTAGTTTCATATACCATATACACTGTTTTATACAGCATTTCGTATCAATGTATTCTTACATTTCAGGACATGATTCCCACAGATGATGAGGCTGATGACACAATCACACCGAACGAGAAAGAGTTCCTCAAATCACTCAGCAAAAAGCAGAAACTGAAGCTGTTGaggtaaatatatttttcctcattatagtgaggtccacgttataatggcagtatttgatcaacattggtattgctatccctgtctatcattcgacaaagcagatggcgcaaTCTTTCTCTAGCTCTGCACTTCGCCAGATCGTgcttagaaatataatttattaacaaaatgttttcaaatcaTGATCAACAAATtgatctcaatcatgaaaatatgttttcgccacactgcacagaaagcagctgttttccagtccctacgtagatctgaaagaccttgtttgcagacgacgtcagaaaagggtttcttttccggtctaggtcagaaagttgtctctttccagcagctcatggaagtagttattagtcatccgctagatcgggcgagtgtccactttcatcatcagctgaagtcgccatgatttcagttccagtttcgaatcaaactaattcgcttcgcaaccagttttattcaattatttattgttgattagtgcattcctaattttcaaaaatgcttgaagatgactgtggtattccaagtgaaattttaaaagaatctgaaatcctgactgcaaatcttctaccactaaaatcaagagattctttattttgtattttttatttattttgtcagcaatacctgtagtgtggcgaataatatcgttcgcaccacgggcaaaaatgtttttccagctctccatcttttctagtcctcggcctacggcctcggacttgaaaaccgatttcgagctggaaaaatctcattttctgctctaggtgcgaaatatactatatataattattgaaaaatatattctcttggcGAATTAGATATTATTGATTTCTGTATTTTGAACTAGACTGAACAGTTAATATGAACAGTAAATAGTAGTGAAGACTGTTTCGGGCTTAATGCTGTAGTCTTCCTTGTTTTAGTGATAAATATCATAtcagatattattaataatatacatATTGTTATTAATATTGTCTGATACACCGGTATCAGATATACCGGGTTCagatatcctctatagaagacagtggcaaggcagagatttggcgacgctgttctcctatctttcttcactaccattataacgtggacctctctatagttcAGATACCGTTTTCAAAGTGTCTTCGAAACAGTGTCGAAACAAAAACACAGTTattatatactagcaggtaacccatgctctgcaagggtctattttaaaacttgacaaactgaaaacttgacgtaatgaaatcttgaagaattgaaaataggcctataaccatcctaggttaattaagaatgtatatgcaaaatttcaagttaatcagttgagtagttgagacgtgatgatgtgtcaagcATAATTTTCCtgtcccgtacgtgtataagccagttctttcctttattatagtgtaggcagagaaaactcctataattccTTGTAACTCCTTATAACTCCTTGTAATTCTGTGGTATAGGTTAGTGTTTCGTCTTGGAAAACAACATTAAATACTAATAGGCTAATATtggtatggcttttattggtgggggagttcctgacggaagttccaccccGCCTGAATATTATCATTCaagccatcaatgggccttacgactgtcatactccAGCCATGACCGAcaattaacgtgcccatccgataacacgggagtgactaCTTGTTCAAAAACGTTTGGCTATGAGCGGGGTTCGAACCGGGGTCTTCTAGACTGCtatgcaagcactctatccactagaccacggatcactccggaaaacaacattaataaaatatgttttgttCTCAGGAAGCTGGAGAGAATGGAGGAACGGAAAGGATCGAAGAAGAACTCcgacaagaagaaaaagaagaaatcgAAAagtaagaagaaggataagaaatCCGGGAAAGATCGCGAAAGGAATGGACGTCATTCGAGTGAGGAGGAATCTTCAagcgaagaagaagaggaagaggaggagtgggTAGAAGAGGAGAAGGCGAACGACGGCAAAAGAGAGAAACGTCACGAAAGACGGTCGAAAGAGGAAGTGAACGATAAGAGAGATAAACGTGACGAAAGACGGTcgaaagaggaggagaggagagagagaaaggagggagaaagaaagaggaagaaacgAAGTCAGTCAACGTCGGATGATtctgaggatgaggaggagagggagaggaggagggcAGAtgtaaagaaggagaagaggagggaATCTCATAAGAATGGAAAatgtaagttttattttttttcatattgataaaaaattactttAGAAATAGAAACATGTTTATTCACCAACAAATTAAACAAAACTACTGTTAGGGTGAGAACATATCAGGCGTTTCAGATGAGTCTTCAGGGCAGactggctgattatcagctgattcccaaatgtcaacccaatcagccaatcagagagcttcctgccctgtcgactcgtctgaaaacgcctaatGTGGTCTCGTCCTCAGGACTTgtcacaaaaacaaaataattatagtacAACAGTATTCACTTTCTAGAGCATCTGATgtatattggtgttgctatctttgtctgtcattagacaaagcagatagctctatcgtTTCCCAACTTtacactgttgccaaatcgtgtttaggctatgaaaaatatcatatctACCAGAataatttaatctcaattatcaaaaatcctattatattaagcgagcaatttctgtatatctgtttatatttttatatctggttatttatgttcaacggatctcgaaaacggcactaacgatttccacgaaatttggaacatagtaggtttatgatataaaaattcgattgcactaggtctcatccttgggaaaactcgctgaacgataatttatccttggctCAAACAGCTGAGTCTTATTTcatctgtggatagtaaaaagtgagcgagtgattctgtggaaaatcaaaatatcgcatcctcaaaattcataagctgacgtatagcaggctgtaaaatataaacatgataattttagagaattattgtgttcgttttatcaatagataaaaataacgagcgaagctcggtgccccgatatttatttttaataggtATAGTTTCTTGGTggattaaattatatttgagataaaaattgaGGAGAAATtgtatttgttcaaatgctaactTAGGATTTTTATCTTATATGTACTTAATTTACTAAAGATTACGTTTTATATACGAAActtaataaaaattgaacaaatgaatatagaaatctAACCTTATCCAATTTTTCAGCCTCCAGTAGCAAGCACAGGAAATCGAGAACCAGtgaagaaacagaagaagaagaagaaggaagcagtgaggaagagagaagaagagcaGCGAAAAAGCACGCGGACAGAAGGATGAAGAAAGAAAATGGGAGGAAAAGGAAATCTTCTACGGAAAGCGATAGTGAAACAGAAAATTCCAAAAGACGTAGAAAGTAAAGACAGTATCcaaagaaaaactttgaaagaTAATGTGATTGGTGATTTACTGTATAAAATTGTGTTTGTGTTaatctattcacaatcattgcTGCTAAAAAATGTGGAATGTATCAAGTTAATCTAttgatatatattatgtatGATAAATGATTATTGTAGATCTATTGAATATATTTACTATTGTAAAAATGCTGTATTTATAGTATGAACATAGACTGTTCAGTAGAACCTCATCTATtagtttaattataaattttgttcatctaataatatacattattatgattatattaatgattattgttcatctattgaatatatttattaatgtaaagATTCTGTATTTATAGTATGAACATAGACTGTTCAGTAGAACCTTATTTAAATaagttaattataaattttgttcatctaataatatatattattatgattatattaatgattattgttcatctattgaatatatttattaatgtaaagATTCTGTATTTATAGTATGAACATAGACTGTTCAGTAGAacctcatttattattttttttttataaattttgattttccgTGTTGTAAAGAATTAAATGTTATTGAAACAGAAGACTCCCATGAAAAATCAAGTTGTTTATTATGAATGAAGTTGTAACacattaatgaatgaatttaaagGACTTGAGGGTTTAAAAGTAAGAATGTTTTTATTCCTTTGAAGCATATTAACATGGCAATTGGAAACGTcagtataacaataattattataaattgatagaGTACATTTGCAGGAATACCGTTAAAACaactatggcccggttgcacaaaagccagttaaatttcaaccgtggttaatttcacaacaaccaatcagagaaggcgtttttaaaaggtggcttctctgattggttctcttggttTTAACtatggttgaattttaaccggcttttatgcaaccggcacaaagAGTTCGAGTTTGTACTTCAGAGAAATTGTACTACATTAAAGAAAATTTAGGATTTCAAATTTGGATCTTCTACGAACGTTTTCTCAAAATTAAACCGGTTTAAAATTGAGTGTTTTTGAAGGTTGTAATGCTTTGGAACTTATACGCAGAGAGAGACTAATTTCTTTGTtcctaataaattgaaattaaaatgaattGATCATTTATTGTTTTGAGATCCTTTgacatattcaaaaataaatacaaatagatacaattttgtaatataataatagtataatgTAGTATTATCAAAGTTGTTGATTTGTATAGGCCTATGTAATAGTACTAGAAGTTGTCTATTATTAtctctgtgggtagatgacacaagctgataagtcatgatttgtaaacttttcaggagagcaatttgaaagtttggcatagctgcaaaaattatctatcatattttttcttacccattttacactaatataatcagctgatctttgactatttaaatataaaatatcaaggaataaaacatttatttaaattaactatGGAGAATTTTCGCAagtgatgtcagagatatcatgttttgccatctgccaaatgtttcaaatcacaatgtaacagtataaggaatatcttaaaaatcaattatttagaaatttgaatatatttttcaacaattaattgatattatttacaagtattgatcaCGTTAaccaaacttgaactgtttgcaaagttgtatgggttatgtagttctcaatataggttattgattttcagattttataatagcctaccagtacatacacttatcaaattctgccatcttttgataattggattataatacaaaccgatagaagagtgttgagatatatgtacttatcaatatttgtcaacttAGGGATTGGAAGAAAATGCTCGATCAGGCTTGAGCAAGGCTTATTATCTCAGCTATTTACAGAGATACAACATATTTAGTTATATCATATtcttatagatctaatttttctgaacacaaccatatgcataactcaatatggtcaaaaatgtgacttatcaacttgtgtcatctacccacagatcTGTAAAAATGATGTTAGTATGTACTGTATATCTAATAACAATAACCTctaaaatcaatttcatgtaCTGtactattgataaataaatatgaaacataattttatagCAAGTAGCctacttctttttatatttgaaaCCACCACCTTATTAAAATTGCATAGTATCTGGAAAacgtacaatattattgtttatattataattggtTGAAGCTACCGCAAATATCAGAAAGGACTAACTATTAATTTTCAACACTtagtgttgtgctataatatgagacgtttcgctacaatacagggtgagttattcactcaaacataGAATCTTCCACCACtcacagatcagagaaatcactaatcttcaaatgcttatagctcaagaataggagtgaatttggccaatgtgatgacattttattgttcctctcgtcaagtaggcctactatcatTGCTGAGaatttgagcgatttttattttcgCAAAAATCaatcatgttttttttattcatggatttcatgaaaaatgcaaatccaGATTTGCTTGATATTAGGGCTATGAATAGTTTAGTTTTaaactaaattatttatttattgcctGCCTCTGTCACTGTccctgatgattaatgacacccaagtcctcccagtcatagcgtctgcctatcctcattcaactaattaatttatttattgtttagttgacttaacaaaatgataataaaatctactaaaatattgaaaaacaattgTGATTCACACCATACCTTCTCgctgactatagtgaggtccacgttatgatgacagtggagaaaaacgttgccgatcctctgtcttgtcaatgccttctatagacggtagctgatacaggtttattgatgtaatattaactgtccattctcgtttaaaataatcaattatattttattaaacaagaagcaatatttttcaataatttaatgatgaattttcataattaagatgaaacgtattgttaatttattattaattctacattgttaaaagacgatctggcacagagcaaagcaagaaagagatagcactatccgctttgttgaatgatagacaaggatagcaataccattggtaattaaacactgcccttatataacgtggacctcactatagctctcAAAATCCTGAGACATCAGTGCACACAGCAacagaaaaacgtttccaaaatATCATAAACTACATATAAAAGTGTGGGAAGACTTCCAAAAATGCAAAAActactaaaatattataaaactacTCGTGAATCACACCATATCTAACCGTTTCGCTAATTACTTCTCAGAAACCgtgataaatcaaaacacttGACAAAAGTAAGTG encodes:
- the LOC111043684 gene encoding corepressor interacting with RBPJ 1 → MGKGFNNYMCKKFFHPASRDNLKRVWMAEQKSDSYKKKQEELRMQYEKEQDLYNNKAMLSKESKDKLSVNFMYEPPPGAKKEREREDNEPEYKFEWQRKFNAPREDYCKGDSEIRDQPFGIQVRNVRCIKCHKWGHINTDKECPMYNQANSQATLNDADPLVLIQQMREDGLTIKRGVLEAQQHLNVQRRGVERDMIPTDDEADDTITPNEKEFLKSLSKKQKLKLLRKLERMEERKGSKKNSDKKKKKKSKSKKKDKKSGKDRERNGRHSSEEESSSEEEEEEEEWVEEEKANDGKREKRHERRSKEEVNDKRDKRDERRSKEEERRERKEGERKRKKRSQSTSDDSEDEEERERRRADVKKEKRRESHKNGKSSSSKHRKSRTSEETEEEEEGSSEEERRRAAKKHADRRMKKENGRKRKSSTESDSETENSKRRRK